The following nucleotide sequence is from Drosophila takahashii strain IR98-3 E-12201 chromosome 3L, DtakHiC1v2, whole genome shotgun sequence.
TCTATGCTAGCCAAACTGAAATTTGGGTTAGGGAATAAGATaaggaaaggaaaaaggaTCTGATTTTCACATTCACTGATCGGCAGTTAGGTGCTCCTGGctatttatcttattttttagCGCCGAGGACAGGCAATGAAAGTCAACCGAGGAAGTCTTGGGCTTGACTTTGGGAACTGGTGGTTTTTCAGGAGCGATAATATTCCCTTCGCGGAATCGAACTCTGTAATGATTGCTAGGTTTTTGTTTGCTGCGCTTCTTTTCATCAAATAACTTCTGGAGACCCGCCATGACGCTCATCATTTCCTCTTGCTGGGCTTCGTACTTGGAAATAATAGAATCACGCCGCTCCACCTTCGCTCCCAGGAATCCCACCTGCTTTTTCAGACTGTCCAACTCGGCGGCTTCCTCGGCAATGGTCTTCATTTCATGGCGCACCCTCTTCAGCTCTTTTTCGACCAGTTCGGCATTCTGCCGGACATCAACCATCCGACTCTGGTACTTTGTACGTGTGTGGTTGATCTGCTCCTCCAGAAAGGCAATGTACTTCTCCTGCTTCACCACATGCTCGTCCAGCTTCTCCAGTTGTTGGTTCAAAGCGGAACACTGCTCGGCTCCACCGCACTCCCGCTTATCCTGATCGCAACGGATGGCGGTCAGTTCTTTCTGCAGCACCTGGATCTCCTGCTCCAGACGCGCCTGCACTGCCGCCTGATTCTGGCGGGCCTTGCGACTTTGGTTTTGCTTGGACCGCAAGGAGGCTACCTCGTGACGAAGGAGTGTCACCTCGTGTTCCAACCGGGCCTTGGCCCGATCGTGGTAAGGCATGGGAAAGGATAATTTGGAAGCTCTATTTACGGGATCGAATTTTGGCAGTCAAAATCACACGGCTTGTCTTTTGGAAAATGGCTTATTTAATTGGGATTTTGAAGGCACTCGTTTGGGATACTGTGATTTGAAAAGTAAactattaaataacaaaaaaataagaaaaaccaaatatttcggctataatataataaacattttttgtcaTTTATGCATTTATCACTATTGGTATTGTAAACCATAACTCTACAGATTTTTATGAACCactaagatttttaaacctttttttgctaaaaacaTAGTAAAATATACccattttcatttgaatttgaataagctagtttaataaactaaaaaataaacttaaatcaTATATTCCGATTCATAAAGTTAGACAGTTAAACTTAAGAGAAGTATTTGGGCAAAGACTACATTATAAATAGATACTTTATTGGTAGTAATGCCTAAAAAATCGAAACTGACCAGAAAATCTAATGAAAGTACCGATGTACACACAAGAATACACTTCACAACCTATTCCTGTAGGCACTCGTTTTTTCATTGGGTTTTCTGGACGGGTGTGAAATGACTTTGGAGTTAAGAAACTTAATCAGCGTATTATTGGAGACGGAATGTAGCTTGAATTGAGAGTTGCACTTCTGCAACTTCTCCACGGCACTGGACATGTCCTCAAAGTGATGGCTGATCTTCTGGGCCCGTTCCCGACGGACACTGGCCAGCAGCTTTTGCAGATGGGTCTCCAGCATAATGGCATTGTTCTTAATGGTGGACACCTGGCGCTCATAGTGGACTTTCATTCGTTGCATCTCCCGCTGCTGCTTCTCGATGCGCCTAGCCTGCATCAG
It contains:
- the LOC108061658 gene encoding paramyosin, whose protein sequence is MPYHDRAKARLEHEVTLLRHEVASLRSKQNQSRKARQNQAAVQARLEQEIQVLQKELTAIRCDQDKRECGGAEQCSALNQQLEKLDEHVVKQEKYIAFLEEQINHTRTKYQSRMVDVRQNAELVEKELKRVRHEMKTIAEEAAELDSLKKQVGFLGAKVERRDSIISKYEAQQEEMMSVMAGLQKLFDEKKRSKQKPSNHYRVRFREGNIIAPEKPPVPKVKPKTSSVDFHCLSSALKNKINSQEHLTADQ
- the LOC108061659 gene encoding uncharacterized protein codes for the protein MTKGVTISNDGMSRMQNERQYLRVADKRQKSYSKASRKPLQSLQTTSRNLSSTSLKNRGFPTTQKDLGTRDYKAEKYHTDRQTLADIILMQARRIEKQQREMQRMKVHYERQVSTIKNNAIMLETHLQKLLASVRRERAQKISHHFEDMSSAVEKLQKCNSQFKLHSVSNNTLIKFLNSKVISHPSRKPNEKTSAYRNRL